A genomic segment from Corylus avellana chromosome ca5, CavTom2PMs-1.0 encodes:
- the LOC132180285 gene encoding methyl-CpG-binding domain-containing protein 9 isoform X1: MELTDSSEELRDNPNPNPKPVRLGIDLNEIPSPPLAETLPDSMDVVRTYHVNPPCPPGGPAGVPGEDDARGSGACGACGRPEVGVGLVVVCDGCERGFHLGCAGVRGRQGLQSHDEWVCADCECGGVKSKRWPLGVKSKQILDMNASPPSDVDGDCDGEGSSEVLDLRKHTPGDNSFGGNPFGAPVTFSDILYAGNGFGYQKASGIWTHTVLGLEDILHHSQTITRRYEEVDLSFPLGKRKISNNTAIRLPSRNPSEIFLQALRDFVSERHGVLEEGWRVEFRRSMGNCELYAVYRAPDGKIFDSVYEVACYLGLMSNFNSREPEARSEGSQSMSGRSYLSRKRKPSKFSTTNGFAENKEILFCDNRKELLSNGPTVEGGASTVGNNVKVSEAEREENSRSGSQQSNNGLPVQFEDFFVLSLGEVDARPSYHDVSQIWPVGYRSCWHDKTTGSLFMCEVSDGGDSGPIFRVRRCSCSALPIPNGITVLFTPNLGHFDGQTNEKSDDGTSHDMYCENDGSIQMILSDPCPPVENDLLSCLRGCSNGASDVQMSNRLQVEASSIDDKSQSLLPGDLRLRDEIGEISAEDCSSSSAWRIVSQKFITACSEICKQKGSLKFFCRHVENEIDMPNCRLTTDKSKTSLASLDKFCSSPGSVGIASVFQADNELESSFEVLEKWLEQDRFGLDVEFVQEIIEQLPGVQACSSYKFLVSRGNYSTSLTVGNGLLMIKLNAGVDCIEEAALHGLLRRSKKAKLIKNHVIYEPPPPGKPLCLRVPPEHVGDVYQAWELLWRFHDILSLKEPLSLEELEEELINPWSDGASLLEKFEKETQGSQGVHLHRIGHAGGSILSRSFEAGPAADRENPHAFIQMETGATKEAAQTKLASLTYSRCCGVALTKAHKSLLRGLVGELQSKVAALVDPNFDSGESKSKRGRKKDVDSGIPAKRTKINMLPINELTWPELARRYILAVLAMDGNLDSAEITARESGKVFRCLQGDGGVLCGSLTGVAGMEADALLLAEATKKLFGSLNRENDLLTIEDEGSDSTATGASQKNFVNDGNIPEWAKMLEPVRKLPTNVGTRIRKCVYDALDKGPPEWAKKILEHSISKEVYKGNASGPTKKAVLSVLGDVCGDKVQQKSVKGIKRKTVISISDIIMKRCRIVLRHAAAADDAKVFCNLLGRKPINSSDNDDEGFLGSQAMVSRPLDFRTIDLRLATGAYGGSQEAFLEDVRELWNNVRTAFGDQPDLVELAETLSQKFESLYEKEVAIVVQKFGEYSKLDSFSAETRREMDEFLASTNEIPKAPWDDGVCKVCGIDRDDDSVLLCDTCDAEYHTYCLNPPLARIPEGNWYCPSCVVGKRIIQDASERIQVIGRRRSKKYQGEVTCVYLEALTHLSSVMDEKEYWELSVGERTFLLKCLCDELLNSVLIRQHLEQCAESSAELQQKLRSFSVELKNLKAKEENLAARAAKVDTSMHNVVGEVNVKDGVANALANLGNCLGRPHILTDSPNFGVLSNDLPHLEGGREGSGLDSFDKQPSVTSSENNIPTMNPIDTEVQLKDAHGAVDDRKVPGNLLSQETDKSIGPNGLPISNPLSQEYNGSVREIHSQNNLQEYKGTSISLPPSDPQGHCTSNMVSIHAAQHASVAVNESQTYHLELNSIKNDIALLQDSITSVESQLLRLSVRREFLGSDSVGRLYWASATPSGHPRVIVCGSTLQHERKKMYRGGTVDKISVIPNSTSSGIDTHLNLEGSKACCPFLYELNDATTLCSSWVCYETDSEIDELIGWLKDSDPKERELKESIFQWHKLRFQDENQVQDEHQSIFSLTRSSDIAGSSNCLVTKAALLLEKKYGPCFELETSEILKKRGKKARVANDEKMYRCDCLEPIWPSRHHCHSCHRTFSTDVELEGHNDGRCSSGALTFEKSKEIGDTKKGKRNSKCEVVREECKGEMDALETSKGGGSQLSSRLIKFQNEGLVCPYDLDEICSKFVTEDSNKELVQEIGLIGSNGIPSFIPSTSPYLSDSTTLMLIPQKDVGGQGDESKAVERLVLLGNSSITNAAHDRICDNSPRRSANEVSRALNTNKPALGCLDKRGKRSPIDGHSLEMGDGRCCVVPMSSLRPLVGNISQISRRFKINLLDMDAALPEEALRPSKAHVERRWAWRAFVKSAGTIYEMVQATIILEDMIKTEYLRNEWWYWSSLSAAAKTSTLSALALRIYSLDAAIIYEVSSSLDQSDNLEPSSIPDPRPLPSVDLAEKSKVTRKSNKKRKEPEG, from the exons ATGGAACTCACCGATTCAAGCGAAGAACTCAGAGACAACCCAAACCCGAACCCGAAGCCCGTGCGGCTCGGAATCGATCTCAATGAGATCCCCTCGCCGCCACTCGCGGAAACCCTGCCGGATTCGATGGACGTCGTCCGGACCTACCATGTGAACCCGCCGTGCCCGCCGGGGGGCCCGGCAGGGGTCCCGGGAGAGGATGATGCTCGGGGCTCGGGGGCGTGCGGCGCGTGCGGCCGGCCCGAGGTCGGGGTCGGCCTCGTGGTTGTCTGCGACGGGTGCGAGCGCGGCTTTCACCTTGGCTGCGCCGGAGTGCGTGGCCGCCAGGGGCTTCAGAGCCACGACGAGTGGGTCTGTGCGGATTGCGAGTGCGGTGGGGTGAAGAGTAAGCGCTGGCCCCTCGGGGTCAAGTCCAAGCAGATTCTCGATATGAACGCCTCGCCGCCTAGCGATGTCGACGGTGATTGCGATGGCGAGGGCAGCTCGGAGGTGCTGGATTTGAG aaaacacACTCCGGGTGATAATTCTTTTGGTGGCAATCCATTTGGTGCTCCAGTGACGTTCTCTGACATTTTGTATGCGGGAAATGGCTTTGGCTATCAAAAAGCTTCTGGGATTTGGACACACACTGTATTGGGTTTGGAAGATATATTGCATCATTCGCAGACTATAACTAGAAGATATGAAGAAGTAGATTTGAGTTTCCCACTAGGAAAGCGTAAAATTAGTAATAATACAGCCATTAGATTACCATCTCGGAATCCAAGCGAGATTTTTTTGCAGGCTCTTAGAGATTTCGTCTCTGAAAGGCATGGTGTACTGGAGGAAGGTTGGCGTGTGGAATTTAGACGATCAATGGGCAATTGTGAACTGTATGCAGTTTACCGTGCTCCAGATGGGAAGATATTTGATTCCGTGTATGAAGTTGCTTGTTATCTTGGCTTGATGTCTAACTTCAATTCTAGGGAACCTGAAGCAAGAAGCGAGGGGTCTCAGTCAATGTCAGGAAGGTCTTATCTATCTAGGAAAAGGAAgccttcaaaattttcaactaCTAACGGTTTTGCTGAGAATAAGGAAATTTTGTTCTGTGATAATCGTAAAGAGCTCTTGTCCAATGGCCCAACTGTGGAAGGTGGGGCAAGTACAGTTGGTAATAATGTTAAAGTTTCAGAAGCTGAAAGAGAAGAGAATTCTCGCTCCGGGTCTCAGCAATCTAAT AATGGGCTTCCTGTGcagtttgaagatttttttgttctttctctgGGAGAAGTTGATGCTAGGCCTTCGTATCATGATGTTAGCCAGATCTGGCCTGTAGGTTATAGATCCTGTTGGCATGATAAAACTACCGGTTCTCTTTTTATGTGTGAAGTATCGGATGGTGGTGATTCTGGACCTATCTTTAGGGTCAGAAGGTGTTCATGCTCTGCACTTCCCATTCCAAATGGGATAACTGTCCTCTTCACGCCAAACCTCGGACATTTTGATGGACAGACTAATGAAAAAAGTGATGATGGTACTTCTCATGATATGTATTGTGAAAATGATGGCAGTATTCAGATGATTCTCTCAGACCCTTGCCCACCTGTGGAAAATGatcttttatcttgtcttaggGGTTGCTCGAATGGAGCTTCTGATGTTCAGATGTCAAACAGATTGCAGGTTGAAGCTAGTTCAATTGATGACAAATCTCAATCTCTTTTACCTGGTGATTTGAGATTGAGAGATGAAATTGGTGAGATTTCAGCGGAAGATTGCTCGTCATCTTCTGCATGGAGAATAGTGTCTCAAAAATTCATTACTGCTTGCTCTGAAATCTGTAAACAGAAAGGGAGTTTAAAGTTTTTCTGCAGGCATGTTGAAAATGAAATAGACATGCCTAATTGTCGTCTAACAACTGACAAAAGCAAAACGAGTTTAGCTTCGTTAGATAAATTTTGCAGTTCACCAGGTTCTGTCGGTATCGCATCTGTATTTCAGGCTGACAATGAACTTGAATCTTCATTTGAGGTACTGGAGAAATGGTTGGAGCAGGACAGATTTGGATTAGATGTGGAATTTGTGCAGGAAATCATAGAACAGCTTCCTGGGGTACAAGCCTGTTCGAGCTATAAATTTCTGGTTAGTAGAGGTAATTATTCTACATCACTAACAGTTGGAAATGGGCTTCTGATGATTAAATTAAATGCTGGAGTAGATTGTATTGAAGAAGCAGCATTGCATGGTTTATTGAGGAGATCCAAAAAAGCCAAGTTGATTAAAAACCATGTCATCTATGAACCTCCTCCTCCTGGTAAGCCTTTGTGCTTGAGGGTTCCTCCTGAACATGTTGGCGATGTTTATCAG GCATGGGAATTACTATGGAGATTTCATGATATTTTGAGTTTGAAGGAGCCTTTGTCACTTGAGGAACTTGAAGAAGAACTCATCAACCCGTGGTCAGATGGTGCTAGTCTTctagaaaaatttgaaaaggaaaCCCAGGGGAGTCAAGGTGTACATTTGCATAGAATTGGCCATGCAGGTGGATCAATCTTATCCCGAAGCTTTGAAGCTGGTCCAGCTGCAGATAGGGAAAATCCACATGCATTTATACAAATGGAAACAGGAGCAACGAAGGAGGCAGCTCAAACTAAACTTGCATCTTTAACTTACAGTAGATGCTGTGGTGTAGCTTTGACGAAGGCTCATAAGTCGCTTCTAAGAGGGCTGGTAGGTGAGCTGCAGTCCAAGGTTGCTGCACTTGTAGATCCGAATTTTGATTCTGGAGAGTCAAAATCAAAACGGGGAAGGAAAAAAGATGTGGATAGTGGTATTCCTGCAAAAAGAACTAAGATCAATATGCTCCCTATTAATGAACTAACTTGGCCAGAATTAGCTCGAAGATACATTCTGGCTGTCTTAGCCATGGATGGTAATCTTGACTCTGCTGAGATTACTGCTCGCGAAAGTGGTAAAGTCTTTCGTTGCTTGCAAGGTGATGGTGGGGTGCTATGTGGCTCACTTACTGGAGTGGCTGGGATGGAAGCTGATGCTCTT TTGCTTGCAGAGGCTACAAAGAAACTTTTTGGTTCTTTGAACAGAGAAAATGATCTTCTTACCATAGAAGACGAAGGGTCTGATTCAACTGCAACTGGTGCTTCCCAAAAGAATTTTGTGAATGATGGAAATATCCCAGAGTGGGCAAAGATGCTGGAACCTGTTAGAAAACTACCCACAAATGTGGGAACGAGAATTAGAAAGTGTGTTTATGATGCTTTGGATAAAGGGCCACCGGAGTGGGCAAAGAAAATATTGGAGCATTCGATCAGTAAGGAAGTCTATAAGGGCAATGCCTCAGGACCTACGAAG AAAGCAGTTCTTTCAGTGCTAGGTGATGTATGTGGTGACAAAGTGCAGCAAAAATCTGTTAAGGGAATAAAACGGAAGACGGTTATCTCTATAtctgacattattatgaaacgTTGTCGTATTGTATTACGCCATGCTGCTGCTGCAGATGATGCAAAAGTTTTCTGCAATCTGCTTGGGAGAAAACCAATAAATTCAAGTGATAATGATGACGAGGGATTTCTTGGATCTCAAGCAATGGTATCTCGTCCTTTGGACTTCAGGACCATTGATTTGAGATTGGCAACTGGGGCTTATGGCGGATCCCAGGAAGCTTTTCTTGAGGATGTTAGGGAG TTATGGAATAATGTTCGCACTGCGTTTGGGGATCAGCCTGATTTAGTTGAATTGGCAGAGACATTATCTCAGAAATTTGAATCATTGTATGAAAAGGAG GTTGCTATCGTTGTCCAGAAATTTGGGGAGTACTCTAAATTGGATAGCTTTAGTGCTGAAACAAGGAGGGAAATGGATGAGTTTCTTGCTTCCACTAATGAGATTCCAAAAGCCCCTTGGGATGACGGAGTTTGCAAAGTGTGTGGCATTGATAGAGATGATGACAGTGTCCTATTATGTGATACTTGCGATGCTGAGTATCATACTTATTGCTTGAATCCTCCACTTGCAAGGATCCCTGAAGGAAACTGGTATTGCCCTTCTTGTGTTGTTGGTAAACGCATCATTCAAGATGCGTCGGAGCGCATTCAGGTCATTGGCCGACGCCGGAGTAAAAAGTATCAGGGAGAGGTTACCTGTGTTTACTTGGAAGCACTTACACACTTATCATCTGTAATGGATGAGAAAGAGTACTGGGAATTAAGTGTAGGCGAG AGAACCTTCCTGCTCAAATGTTTATGTGATGAACTTCTTAACTCGGTTCTTATTCGTCAACATCTTGAGCAGTGTGCTGAGTCATCAGCTGAATTGCAGCAGAAATTGCGTTCATTTTCTGTAGAATTGAAGAATCTTAAGGCCAAGGAAGAAAACTTGGCTGCACGAGCTGCAAAGGTTGATACAAGTATGCATAATGTTGTTGGGGAAGTTAACGTAAAGGATGGTGTTGCTAATGCACTTGCAAACCTGGGTAATTGTCTGGGTCGCCCGCATATTTTGACTGATAGTCCTAACTTTGGAGTCCTCTCCAATGACCTGCCACATCTGGAGGGTGGTCGAGAGGGATCTGGACTTGACAGTTTTGATAAACAGCCATCTGTCACTAGTTCAGAGAATAACATCCCAACTATGAATCCCATAGATACGGAAGTTCAATTAAAAGATGCCCACGGTGCTGTGGATGACAGAAAGGTACCTGGTAATCTTCTCTCTCAAGAGACTGACAAGTCCATTGGACCAAATGGCTTACCTATATCAAATCCTTTGTCCCAAGAATATAATGGCTCTGTTAGAGAAATACATTCCCAGAATAACCTGCAAGAATATAAAGGAACCAGCATTTCTTTGCCACCTTCAGATCCGCAAGGACATTGTACTTCTAACATGGTGAGCATTCATGCAGCTCAGCATGCTTCTGTTGCTGTGAATGAGTCACAAACCTATCACCTTGAGTTGAACTCCATCAAGAATGACATTGCACTTCTGCAAGACTCAATTACTAGTGTAGAGTCGCAGCTTTTGAGGCTATCTGTGAGGAGGGAGTTCTTGGGAAGTGATTCTGTGGGTAGATTGTATTGGGCTTCAGCCACACCAAGCGGACATCCACGGGTTATTGTTTGTGGGAGTACTCTACAGCATGAAAGGAAAAAGATGTATCGTGGAGGCACAGTGGACAAGATATCTGTTATACCGAATTCCACTTCATCTGGCATAGATACTCATTTGAATTTAGAGGGGTCAAAAGCTTGCTGTCCTTTCCTATATGAACTGAATGATGCAACGACCCTTTGTTCATCATGGGTTTGTTATGAAACTGATTCAGAAATTGATGAACTGATTGGTTGGTTGAAGGATAGTGACCCAAAGGAGAGAGAACTGAAAGAGTCGATTTTCCAGTGGCATAAGCTGAGATTCCAAGATGAAAACCAAGTCCAGGATGAGCACCAATCGATTTTTTCATTGACCAGAAGTAGTGATATAGCTGGATCTTCTAATTGTCTTGTTACCAAGGCAGCCTTGTTGCTTGAGAAGAAGTATGGTCCTTGCTTTGAGTTGGAAACCTCTGAAATCTTGAAGAAGCGGGGTAAAAAGGCAAGAGTAGCCAATGATGAGAAGATGTACAGGTGTGATTGCTTAGAACCCATTTGGCCTTCTAGACACCATTGCCACTCGTGCCACAGAACCTTTTCCACCGATGTGGAACTTGAGGGGCACAATGATGGTAGGTGCAGTTCAGGTGCACTAACCTTTGAGAAGAGCAAGGAAATAGGTGATACAAAGAAAGGCAAAAGGAACTCAAAATGCGAGGTCGTTCGGGAAGAGTGCAAAGGGGAAATGGATGCTTTAGAAACTTCAAAAGGTGGAGGTTCTCAGCTCAGCTCAAGGTTGATTAAATTTCAGAATGAAGGACTGGTATGCCCGTATGATCTTGATGAGATCTGTTCCAAGTTTGTGACAGAGGATTCAAACAAGGAATTGGTACAGGAGATAGGACTTATTGGTTCAAATGGGATCCCATCTTTTATCCCATCCACATCACCGTACCTTAGTGATTCTACTACACTAATGTTAATTCCTCAGAAAGATGTAGGTGGTCAGGGTGATGAGTCCAAGGCTGTTGAAAGGCTAGTTTTACTAGGAAATAGTAGTATAACAAATGCAGCCCATGACAGGATATGTGACAATTCTCCAAGAAGATCTGCAAATGAAGTCAGTCGAGCACTAAATACCAACAAGCCAGCTTTAGGATGCTTggataaaagaggaaaaagatcACCTATAGATGGTCATTCTTTGGAAATGGGTGATGGCCGCTGCTGTGTGGTTCCCATGTCTTCATTGAGACCATTAGTAGGTAACATTTCACAGATTTCAAGGCGATTCAAGATCAACTTACTTGACATGGATGCTGCTCTCCCTGAAGAAGCTCTGAGACCATCAAAGGCACATGTGGAAAGGAGATGGGCATGGCGTGCATTTGTTAAATCTGCTGGGACAATATACGAG ATGGTTCAAGCAACAATCATATTGGAGGACATGATTAAGACAGAATACTTGAGGAATGAGTGGTGGTATTGGTCATCACTTTCAGCTGCTGCAAAAACTTCTACTCTCTCTGCCCTTGCCTTACGTATATATTCCCTTGATGCGGCCATTATTTACGAGGTCTCATCCAGTTTAGACCAATCTGACAATTTGGAACCCAGCAGCATACCAGACCCAAGGCCACTTCCAAGCGTGGATTTAGCAGAGAAATCCAAGGTCACCAGGAAGTCCAACAAGAAGAGGAAGGAACCAGAGGGTTAA